One Pararge aegeria chromosome 1, ilParAegt1.1, whole genome shotgun sequence genomic region harbors:
- the LOC120624243 gene encoding vesicular inhibitory amino acid transporter, with translation MINLGRIKLPPFKNVLDVAMQTVRQQVPDKQGAPPRPPQNVRFANMDMGESCELSTMNETTSPTYQSTNPTNPFLSGDLQAEDSFTSYQNTYPQQDGAPRTQSMQSVDFYASSEEGGFEEGGGKPGAKINEFQAAWNVTNAIQGMFVVSLPFAVLQGGYWAIAAMIGIAHICCYTGKILVECLYEDDPVSGQRVRVRDSYVSIAKECFGRKYGAKIVNIAQIIELLMTCILYVVVCGDLMIGTFPDGSIDTRSWMMLTGIFLLPLAFLKSLKSVSMLSFWCTMSHLIINAIVLGYCILYIGDWGWSKVKWSLDFENFPISLGVIVFSYTSQIFLPTLEGNMEDRSRFEWMLNWSHIAAAAFKSIFGYLCFLTFQNDTQQVITNNLRSAGFKGLVNFFLVVKAVLSYPLPYYAACDLIERVLFRGKPKTIFPPIYALDGELKVWGLAWRLGVIMFTILMAIFIPHFAILMGFIGSFTGTMLSFIWPAYFHLKLKGNQLESTTIAYDYFIIGLGVLFGVIGMYDSGSALVKAFKIGLPF, from the exons ATGATTAATCTTGGACGTATTAAGTTACCACCTTTCAAGAATGTGCTGGACGTGGCAATGCAGACAGTCAGGCAGCAAGTACCTGACAAACAAGGAGCACCACCTCGTCCTCCACAAAATGTCCGATTTGCTAACATGG ATATGGGGGAAAGCTGCGAGTTGTCAACGATGAATGAAACAACTTCGCCTACATACCAATCGACCAACCCTACCAACCCATTTCTTAGCGGAGACCTCCAGGCCGAAGATTCTTTCACCAGTTATCAGAACACTTATCCTCAGCAAGATGGGGCTCCAag GACGCAAAGCATGCAAAGCGTTGACTTTTACGCTTCATCAGAAGAAGGTGGTTTTGAAGAAGGTGGTGGAAAGCCCGGCGCCAAGATTAACGAATTCCAAGCTGCTTGGAATGTCACCAATGCAATCCAG GGAATGTTCGTAGTGTCGTTGCCATTTGCTGTGCTTCAAGGAGGATATTGGGCAATAGCTGCTATGATTGGAATTGCCCACATATGTTGCTACACTGGAAAGATCCTCGTTGAGTGCCTCTACGAAGACGACCCAGTATCAGGACAACGTGTTCGCGTTCGAGATTCTTACGTAAGTATTGCTAAAGAATGTTTTGGGCGCAAATATGGCGCTAAGATTGTTAACATCGCACAAATTATTGAACTACTAATGACTTGTATTCTTTACGTTGTTGTCTGTGGCGATCTTATGATCGGCACCTTTCCTGATGGTTCAATTGACACCCGATCTTGGATGATGCTAACTGGAATATTCTTGTTACCACTGGCTTTCTTGAAATCTCTTAAAAGCGTCAGCATGTTATCTTTTTGGTGCACGATGAGCCACTTGATTATTAACGCAATCGTTCTCGGATATTGCATTCTTTACATCGGCGACTGGGGTTGGTCAAAGGTGAAATGGTCATTGGATTTCGAAAATTTCCCAATCAGTTTAGGCGTAATTGTATTTTCATACACGTCACAGATATTTCTGCCTACTTTGGAAGGCAACATGGAAGATCGATCGAGATTTGAATGGATGTTAAATTGGTCTCACATTGCCGCAGCGGCGTTTAAATCCATCTTCGGCTATTTATGTTTTTTGACCTTCCAAAATGACACTCAGCAAGTGATTACAAACAACCTCCGATCTGCTGGTTTTAAAGGATTGGTAAACTTCTTTCTGGTAGTCAAGGCAGTGCTTAGCTATCCTCTGCCATATTATGCTGCTTGTGATCTTATAGAAAGAGTATTGTTCAGAGGTAAACCAAAAACGATTTTCCCGCCTATTTACGCTTTAGATGGAGAGCTAAAAGTCTGGGGACTGGCTTGGCGGCTCGGTGTTATAATGTTCACAATTCTGATGGCTATTTTTATTCCCCATTTCGCAATACTCATGGGATTCATTGGAAGCTTCACTGGGACAATGTTGAGTTTTATATGGCCTGCTTATTTCCATCTCAAATTGAAAGGCAATCAGCTCGAAAGCACCACAATCGCTTATGACTATTTTATTATCGGGCTTGGAGTGCTCTTTGGTGTTATTGGGATGTACGACTCTGGCTCGGCTCTAGTGAAGGCCTTCAAGATAGGTTTgccgttttaa